DNA sequence from the Caldisericaceae bacterium genome:
TCCAAGAAATAATTTTTAAATTGGAGAATTTTTGGCAAAAACAGGGGTGTGTTATTCTTCCTCCTTTTGACCAAGAGATTGGTGCTGGAACATTAAGTCCCTATACTTTCCTTAAGGTTATTGGCAAAAAACCTTGGAAAGTAGCGTATGTGCAGCCTTCAAGAAGACCTGCAGATGGAAGGTATGGAGAAAATCCCAACAGGCTCTATATGCACCATCAGTTTCAGGTAATTATTAAACCACCACTTGAGAATATCAAAGAAATATATCTCGATAGTTTGAGATATTTGGGACTTAAATTATCTAAACATGAAGTTAAATTCATTGAAGACAACTGGGAAACAGCTGTTCTTGGAGCACAGGGAGTTGGATGGGAGGTAAGACTCGATGGTTTAGAGATTACGCAATTTACTTACTTCCAACTTGCAGCAGGCTTAACATTAGAGCCCGTCTCAGTTGAAATTACGTATGGTCTTGAGAGACTTGCAATGTTTATACAGGGAAAAGATAACGTCTTCGATATCCAATGGAACGAAACAACGACTTACGGTGATTTAAGAAAAAATGAGGAAAGAGAAGAATGTATATACGCATTTGATGAATCTGATTCTAAACTCTTATTTAACTTGTTTGATAAATACGAAAACGAAGCAAAAAGGATACTGGGAAAGAGTATCGTTATTCCAGGCTATACATATTTATTGAAATGTTCTCATGTTTTTAATCTCCTTGAAGCAAGAGGAGTGATAAGTATAAATGAGAGAGCCAATATGATTGGAAGAATGAGAAATCTTGCAGAAATGGCAGCAAAAATAATTCTCAAAAGAGAGGTTGAAGATGAAAGATTTTCTGTGTGAAATCTATACAGATGAAATACCATCTAAATTAGTTAATAACTTATCTGAGCAATTTAGAGAACTATTTACCTCTAAATTGAATACATTCAGCATAGAACATAGTGATGTTATTTCCTATGGCACACCGAAAAGACTTGTTATCTACATGAAAGAAATTGCTGAAAGAGAAAGTGATTCTACCCAAGAAATCAAAGGTCCTGCATACAATATTGCTTTGGACGAACAGGGAAATCCCACGGATATACTTAATAAATTTTTAGAAAGTAATAATTTAGAAATTTCTCAAATCATAACTAAAGAGATTAAAGGTAAAAAGTATGTTTTTGGAGAAAAGGCTATTAAGGGAAGAGATGCAAAAGACATCCTTAAAGATGCGATACTTTATTCCTTAAAAAATCTTACATTCCCAAGAGGAATGCGTTGGAACGATTCAGGGGTTATTTTTATAAGACCGATTAAAAATATCTTAGTGCTTTTAGGAGATGAATTAATTGATTTTGAATATGCCAATATTAAATCTAAAAGAAGATCTTTTGGTTTAAT
Encoded proteins:
- a CDS encoding glycine--tRNA ligase subunit alpha, which produces QEIIFKLENFWQKQGCVILPPFDQEIGAGTLSPYTFLKVIGKKPWKVAYVQPSRRPADGRYGENPNRLYMHHQFQVIIKPPLENIKEIYLDSLRYLGLKLSKHEVKFIEDNWETAVLGAQGVGWEVRLDGLEITQFTYFQLAAGLTLEPVSVEITYGLERLAMFIQGKDNVFDIQWNETTTYGDLRKNEEREECIYAFDESDSKLLFNLFDKYENEAKRILGKSIVIPGYTYLLKCSHVFNLLEARGVISINERANMIGRMRNLAEMAAKIILKREVEDERFSV